One stretch of Pandoraea oxalativorans DNA includes these proteins:
- a CDS encoding [protein-PII] uridylyltransferase — MHARAHAPSPLRQALKDRKAELVERFVANGKIDGLLHGLCHAVDQAMRDAWTEYRMPDDFALVAVGGYGRGELYPYSDVDILLLHPGTDGEALTSHVEPFIGFLWDIGVEIGSSVRTVDECISEAQADITVQTSLLEARLLIGNQALFDKFQQRFADDLDPLAFFRSKQLEIRQRHAKYQDTPYSLEPNCKESPGGLRDLQVILWMTKAAGLGNSWAELFTRDLLTDRELKELRRNEQFLKGLRARLHLLARRRQDVLVFDLQTALAQSLGFDATTTKRASEQLMRRYYWAAKAVSQLNTVLLLNVEARLFPQTSGVTRVINERFVEKQGMIEIVDDELYTRHPNAILETFLLYEQVVGVKGLSARTLRALYNARELMNGQWRADPENRRTFLEILQQPQGITHALRLMNQTSVLGRYLINFRRVVGQMQHDLYHVYTVDQHILMVVRNIRRFAVAEHTHEYPFCSQLIANFDRPWVLTIAALFHDIAKGRGGDHSTLGMVDARTFCTRHGISKEDTDLIVWLVGEHLTMSTVAQKQDTTDPEVIRRFAEKVENERRLTALYLLTVADIRGTSPKVWNAWKGKLLEDLYRLTLQVLGGANPDPHAQLKTRKEEALGLLRLYTVPERAQEALWNTLDVAYFLRNDPADVAWQTRHLWRHVDSASPIVKARPSPIGEGLQVLVYVRDQVDLFARICGYFERKGLSILDAKVHTTSQGFALDSFLLTDPGLDTSYRDIINLVESELVSLLTREEPLAEPSKGRLPRRSRSFPVTPRVDLRPDERGQYYLLSVSANDRTGLLYAVARVLARHGVSVRTARINTLGERVEDTFLLDGSRLQDSRLQIAVETELLEALEP, encoded by the coding sequence ATGCACGCACGTGCACACGCCCCTTCTCCGCTACGTCAGGCCCTCAAGGACCGCAAGGCCGAACTCGTCGAACGATTTGTCGCAAACGGCAAGATCGACGGGTTGCTGCACGGTTTATGCCACGCCGTCGATCAGGCCATGCGCGACGCGTGGACCGAGTACCGGATGCCGGACGACTTCGCGCTCGTGGCGGTCGGCGGTTACGGACGCGGCGAGCTGTATCCGTATTCGGACGTGGACATTCTGTTGCTGCATCCGGGCACCGATGGCGAGGCGCTGACGTCGCACGTCGAGCCGTTCATCGGATTTCTCTGGGATATCGGCGTCGAGATCGGTTCATCGGTACGCACTGTCGACGAGTGCATCTCGGAAGCACAGGCTGACATCACCGTGCAAACGAGCCTGCTGGAGGCGCGTCTGCTCATCGGAAATCAGGCGCTGTTCGACAAATTTCAACAACGCTTCGCCGACGACCTCGACCCGCTCGCGTTCTTCCGGAGCAAGCAACTCGAGATCCGTCAGCGCCACGCGAAGTATCAGGACACCCCGTACAGCCTCGAGCCGAACTGCAAGGAAAGCCCGGGCGGCCTGCGCGACCTGCAAGTGATTCTGTGGATGACGAAGGCGGCTGGACTCGGCAATAGCTGGGCGGAGCTCTTCACGCGCGATCTGCTGACGGATCGCGAACTCAAGGAGTTGCGTCGCAACGAGCAATTTCTGAAGGGTTTGCGAGCGCGGCTCCATCTGCTGGCACGGCGTCGTCAGGACGTACTGGTGTTCGACCTTCAGACGGCCCTTGCGCAGAGCCTCGGCTTCGACGCCACAACGACCAAGCGCGCCAGCGAGCAACTCATGCGACGCTATTACTGGGCGGCAAAGGCGGTCTCGCAGCTCAATACGGTGCTGCTGCTGAACGTTGAAGCCCGACTGTTCCCTCAAACCAGCGGCGTCACTCGCGTGATCAACGAGCGCTTCGTCGAGAAGCAAGGGATGATCGAGATCGTCGACGACGAACTGTACACACGTCATCCGAATGCGATTCTCGAAACGTTCCTGCTGTACGAGCAAGTCGTCGGGGTGAAAGGGTTGTCTGCCAGAACCCTGAGGGCGCTCTACAACGCGCGCGAGCTCATGAACGGGCAGTGGCGTGCAGACCCTGAGAACCGCCGTACATTCCTCGAGATTTTGCAGCAGCCGCAGGGCATCACCCACGCCTTGCGGCTGATGAACCAGACCAGTGTGCTGGGCCGGTATCTGATCAACTTCCGCCGCGTGGTCGGGCAAATGCAGCACGACCTGTATCACGTGTACACGGTCGATCAGCACATTCTGATGGTCGTGCGTAACATTCGCCGTTTCGCGGTCGCGGAGCATACGCACGAGTATCCGTTTTGCAGTCAGCTGATCGCGAACTTCGACCGTCCGTGGGTGCTGACGATCGCCGCCCTCTTCCACGATATTGCAAAGGGTCGCGGTGGTGACCATTCGACGCTCGGTATGGTCGACGCGCGCACCTTCTGCACACGTCACGGCATCTCGAAGGAAGACACCGATCTGATCGTCTGGCTGGTCGGTGAACATCTGACGATGAGCACCGTGGCGCAAAAGCAGGACACCACCGATCCGGAAGTCATCCGACGTTTTGCGGAAAAAGTGGAAAACGAGCGTCGCCTGACCGCGCTTTACCTGCTCACCGTGGCAGACATTCGCGGCACCAGCCCGAAAGTCTGGAACGCCTGGAAAGGCAAGCTGCTCGAAGACCTTTATCGTCTGACGTTGCAGGTGCTGGGCGGCGCCAACCCGGACCCGCACGCGCAATTGAAGACGCGCAAGGAAGAAGCGCTCGGACTGTTGCGCCTGTACACCGTGCCGGAACGCGCGCAGGAAGCGCTCTGGAACACGCTGGACGTCGCGTACTTTCTGCGCAACGACCCGGCGGACGTGGCGTGGCAAACGCGCCATCTGTGGCGACATGTCGACAGTGCCTCGCCCATCGTCAAGGCGCGCCCATCGCCCATCGGCGAAGGGTTGCAGGTGTTGGTTTATGTGCGCGATCAGGTCGATCTGTTCGCGCGTATCTGTGGCTACTTCGAGCGCAAGGGACTGTCGATTCTTGACGCCAAAGTGCACACCACCAGCCAGGGCTTCGCGCTCGACAGCTTCCTGCTGACCGACCCGGGCCTCGACACGAGTTATCGCGACATCATCAATTTGGTGGAAAGCGAGTTGGTGTCGTTGCTCACGCGGGAAGAGCCTCTGGCAGAACCGAGCAAGGGGCGTCTGCCGCGCCGCTCGCGCAGCTTCCCGGTCACGCCGCGTGTCGATCTTCGGCCCGATGAACGTGGTCAGTACTACCTGCTATCGGTGTCGGCCAACGACCGCACCGGTTTGCTTTACGCGGTCGCTCGCGTGCTTGCGCGTCACGGCGTCAGCGTGCGAACCGCCCGCATCAATACCCTCGGCGAACGTGTCGAAGACACGTTCCTGCTCGACGGCAGCCGTTTGCAGGATAGTCGCCTGCAAATTGCCGTCGAGACCGAATTACTCGAAGCATTGGAACCATGA
- the map gene encoding type I methionyl aminopeptidase, translating to MAITLKNAHDIEMMRVACRLASEVLDFITPHVRAGVTTGELDRLCHEFMIKEQGTVPAPLNYQPPGYPPYPKATCISVNDVICHGIPGDKVLKNGDALNIDITVIKDGYFGDTSRMFIVGDGTILAKRLAQVTYECMWLGINQVRPGARLGDIGQAIQTHAEAQGYSVVREYCGHGIGQVFHEDPQILHYGRQGTGLELQAGMIFTIEPMINAGKREIRTMPDQWTVKTRDRSLSAQWEHTVLVTETGHEVLTHSAQTPAPPPGSSYVTSFATAA from the coding sequence ATGGCCATCACTCTCAAAAATGCCCACGACATTGAAATGATGCGCGTCGCTTGCCGCCTGGCCAGCGAAGTGCTCGATTTCATTACACCGCACGTGCGCGCCGGCGTCACCACCGGGGAGCTCGACCGCCTCTGCCACGAATTTATGATCAAGGAGCAGGGCACCGTCCCTGCGCCGCTGAACTACCAGCCGCCCGGCTACCCGCCCTACCCCAAGGCCACCTGCATCTCGGTCAATGACGTGATCTGCCACGGCATTCCCGGCGATAAGGTCCTCAAAAACGGCGACGCGCTGAACATTGACATCACTGTCATCAAGGACGGCTACTTCGGCGACACGAGCCGCATGTTCATCGTCGGCGACGGCACAATCCTGGCCAAGCGTCTGGCGCAAGTCACCTATGAGTGCATGTGGCTCGGCATCAACCAGGTGCGTCCGGGCGCGCGTCTCGGCGACATCGGGCAGGCGATCCAGACGCACGCCGAGGCGCAGGGCTACAGCGTTGTGCGCGAATATTGCGGCCACGGGATCGGCCAGGTGTTCCATGAAGATCCGCAAATCCTGCACTACGGACGTCAAGGGACCGGCCTGGAATTGCAGGCCGGCATGATCTTTACCATCGAACCGATGATCAACGCTGGTAAGCGCGAAATTCGGACGATGCCCGATCAGTGGACCGTCAAGACGCGAGACCGCAGCCTGTCGGCCCAGTGGGAACACACCGTGCTGGTGACGGAGACGGGCCACGAGGTGCTGACTCATTCCGCCCAGACGCCCGCACCGCCGCCGGGCTCGTCGTACGTCACGTCGTTCGCAACTGCGGCTTAA
- the rpsB gene encoding 30S ribosomal protein S2 — protein MSVTMRQMLEAGVHFGHQTRFWNPKMAPYIFGHRNKIHIINLEKTLPMYQDALKYVRQLAANRGTILFVGTKRQARDIVAEAAARAGMPYVNNRWLGGMLTNFKTLKSSIKKLKDMEQALEAGEQERMSKKEALLFDREMAKLQKSIGGVKEMGGMPDAIFVVDVGYHKIAITEANKLGIPVIAVVDTNHSPEGVDYVIPGNDDSSKAVELYVQGVADAILEGRANAVKEVVEAVRGEGDEFVEVNEEA, from the coding sequence ATGTCTGTCACGATGCGTCAGATGCTGGAAGCGGGCGTCCACTTTGGTCACCAAACCCGTTTCTGGAACCCCAAGATGGCCCCCTATATCTTCGGCCATCGCAACAAGATTCACATCATCAACCTCGAAAAGACGTTGCCGATGTACCAGGACGCACTGAAGTACGTGCGTCAACTGGCAGCAAACCGCGGCACGATCCTGTTCGTGGGCACGAAGCGTCAAGCGCGTGACATCGTGGCGGAAGCCGCAGCACGTGCCGGTATGCCTTACGTCAACAACCGTTGGCTGGGCGGCATGCTGACGAACTTCAAGACGCTGAAGTCGTCGATCAAGAAGCTCAAGGACATGGAGCAGGCTCTGGAAGCCGGCGAACAAGAGCGCATGAGCAAGAAGGAAGCGCTGCTGTTCGATCGCGAAATGGCCAAGCTGCAGAAGTCGATCGGTGGCGTAAAGGAAATGGGCGGTATGCCCGACGCCATCTTCGTCGTCGACGTCGGCTACCACAAGATCGCCATCACCGAAGCCAACAAGCTGGGCATTCCGGTGATCGCCGTGGTCGATACGAACCACTCGCCGGAAGGTGTGGATTACGTGATCCCGGGTAACGACGACTCGAGCAAGGCTGTCGAGCTGTACGTGCAAGGCGTTGCCGACGCAATCCTCGAAGGCCGTGCAAACGCCGTCAAGGAAGTTGTCGAAGCCGTTCGCGGCGAAGGCGACGAGTTCGTCGAAGTGAACGAAGAGGCGTAA
- the tsf gene encoding translation elongation factor Ts: MPAITAAMVGELRAKTDAPMMECKKALTEADGDMLRAEEILRVKLGSKASKAASRITAEGVISAYIDGGKGAVVEINCETDFVSKNDDFLKFADDVAKLVAENNPADVAALSALPLDGKTVDQIRADLIGKIGENMTIRRFQRYETSGKLASYLHGTRIGVIVEYEGADAEVGKNVAMHIAAMKPVAVSGDQVAADLIEKERKIAAEKAAESGKPAEIVAKMVEGSVQKFLKEVSLFNQTYVKDDKATVEQMLKANNTTVKGFTMFVVGEGIEKKQDDFAAEVAAQVAAAKQQS; this comes from the coding sequence ATGCCGGCAATTACTGCAGCAATGGTGGGCGAACTGCGCGCCAAGACCGATGCGCCGATGATGGAATGCAAGAAGGCGCTGACCGAAGCCGACGGCGACATGCTTCGTGCTGAAGAAATCCTGCGTGTCAAGCTGGGCAGCAAGGCCAGCAAGGCTGCAAGCCGTATCACGGCCGAAGGCGTGATCTCGGCTTACATCGACGGCGGTAAGGGTGCCGTGGTTGAAATCAACTGCGAAACCGACTTCGTCTCCAAGAACGACGACTTCCTGAAGTTCGCAGACGACGTCGCCAAGCTGGTCGCCGAGAACAATCCGGCCGACGTCGCTGCGCTGTCGGCGCTGCCGCTCGACGGCAAGACCGTTGACCAGATCCGTGCCGACCTGATCGGCAAGATCGGCGAGAACATGACGATTCGCCGCTTCCAGCGTTACGAAACGTCGGGCAAGCTGGCGTCGTATCTGCACGGTACGCGTATCGGCGTGATCGTCGAGTATGAAGGTGCCGACGCCGAAGTGGGCAAGAATGTCGCGATGCACATCGCTGCCATGAAGCCGGTCGCCGTGTCGGGCGACCAGGTCGCGGCAGATCTTATCGAGAAGGAACGCAAGATTGCCGCCGAGAAGGCCGCCGAATCGGGCAAGCCGGCCGAGATCGTCGCCAAGATGGTGGAAGGCAGCGTGCAGAAGTTCCTGAAGGAAGTCTCGCTGTTCAATCAGACGTACGTGAAGGACGACAAGGCAACCGTCGAGCAGATGCTCAAGGCCAACAACACCACGGTCAAGGGTTTCACCATGTTCGTGGTTGGCGAAGGCATCGAGAAGAAGCAAGACGATTTCGCTGCAGAAGTGGCTGCTCAGGTGGCCGCTGCAAAGCAGCAGTCGTAA